Proteins encoded in a region of the Streptomyces sp. NBC_00513 genome:
- the guaB gene encoding IMP dehydrogenase, giving the protein MTVNADGVPDKFATLGLTYDDVLLLPGVSDMAPDQIDTSSLISRNVRVNVPLLSAAMDKVTEARMAIAMARQGGVGVLHRNLSIVDQANQVDLVKRSESGMVTDPITVHPDATLGEADQLCAKFRISGVPVTDGAGKLLGIVTNRDMAFESDRSRQVREVMTPMPLVTGKVGISGVDAMELLRRHKIEKLPLVDEAGTLKGLITVKDFVKAEKYPNAAKDKDGRLLVGAAVGVAGDAYERAQALIEAGADFIVVDTAHGHSRLVGDMVSKIKSNSSVDVIGGNIATRDGAQALIDAGCDGIKVGVGPGSICTTRVVAGIGVPQVTAIYEASLAAKAAGVPVIGDGGLQYSGDIAKALVAGADTVMLGSLLAGCEESPGELLFINGKQFKSYRGMGSLGAMQSRGEQKSFSKDRYFQEGVGGDDKLIPEGIEGQVPYRGPLSAVVHQLVGGLRQSMFYVGGRTVPELQDRGRFVRITSAGLKESHPHDIQMTVEAPNYSRKG; this is encoded by the coding sequence ATGACTGTGAACGCCGATGGAGTGCCCGACAAATTCGCCACACTCGGCCTCACGTATGACGACGTGCTGCTGCTCCCCGGCGTGTCGGACATGGCGCCGGACCAGATCGACACCTCCTCCCTCATCTCGCGCAACGTCCGCGTCAACGTCCCGCTGCTGTCCGCGGCCATGGACAAGGTCACCGAGGCGCGGATGGCCATCGCGATGGCCCGCCAGGGCGGCGTCGGCGTCCTGCACCGCAACCTCTCCATCGTCGACCAGGCGAACCAGGTCGACCTCGTGAAGCGCTCCGAGTCCGGCATGGTCACCGACCCGATCACCGTGCACCCGGACGCCACCCTCGGCGAGGCCGACCAGCTCTGCGCCAAGTTCCGCATCTCCGGCGTCCCGGTCACCGACGGGGCGGGCAAGCTCCTCGGCATCGTCACCAACCGCGACATGGCCTTCGAGTCGGACCGCAGCCGCCAGGTGCGCGAGGTCATGACCCCGATGCCGCTGGTCACCGGCAAGGTCGGCATCTCCGGCGTGGACGCCATGGAGCTGCTGCGCCGCCACAAGATCGAGAAGCTTCCGCTGGTCGACGAGGCGGGCACCCTCAAGGGCCTCATCACCGTCAAGGACTTCGTCAAGGCGGAGAAGTACCCGAACGCCGCGAAGGACAAGGACGGCCGGCTGCTCGTCGGCGCGGCCGTCGGTGTCGCGGGCGACGCGTACGAGCGGGCCCAGGCCCTGATCGAGGCGGGCGCCGACTTCATCGTCGTCGACACCGCCCACGGCCACTCCCGGCTCGTCGGCGACATGGTCTCCAAGATCAAGTCGAACTCCTCCGTCGACGTCATCGGCGGCAACATCGCCACCCGCGACGGCGCCCAGGCGCTCATCGACGCCGGCTGCGACGGCATCAAGGTCGGCGTCGGCCCCGGCTCCATCTGCACCACCCGCGTCGTCGCCGGCATCGGCGTCCCGCAGGTCACCGCGATCTACGAGGCCTCGCTGGCCGCCAAGGCCGCGGGCGTCCCGGTCATCGGCGACGGCGGCCTCCAGTACTCCGGCGACATCGCCAAGGCCCTGGTCGCGGGCGCCGACACGGTGATGCTGGGCTCCCTGCTCGCGGGCTGCGAGGAGTCCCCGGGCGAACTGCTCTTCATCAACGGCAAGCAGTTCAAGTCCTACCGGGGCATGGGCTCGCTGGGCGCGATGCAGTCCCGCGGCGAGCAGAAGTCCTTCTCCAAGGACCGCTACTTCCAGGAGGGCGTGGGCGGCGACGACAAGCTCATCCCCGAGGGCATCGAGGGCCAGGTCCCGTACCGCGGCCCGCTCTCCGCGGTCGTGCACCAGCTCGTCGGCGGCCTGCGCCAGTCGATGTTCTACGTCGGCGGCCGCACGGTTCCCGAGCTGCAGGACCGCGGCCGGTTCGTCCGGATCACCTCGGCGGGCCTCAAGGAGAGCCACCCGCACGACATCCAGATGACGGTCGAGGCGCCGAACTACTCCCGCAAGGGCTGA
- a CDS encoding GuaB3 family IMP dehydrogenase-related protein gives MTEIEIGRGKRGRRAYAFDDIAIVPSRRTRDPKEVSIAWQIDAYRFELPFLAAPMDSVVSPQTAIRIGELGGLGVLNLEGLWTRYEDPQPLLDEINELDEEAATRRLQEIYAAPIQADLIRQRIKEVRDSGVVTAAALSPQRTAEFSKVVVDAGVDIFVIRGTTVSAEHVSGAAEPLNLKQFIYELDVPVIVGGCATYTAALHLMRTGAAGVLVGFGGGAAHTTRNVLGIQVPMATAVADVAAARRDYMDESGGRYVHVIADGGVGWSGDIPKAVACGADAVMMGSPLARATDAPGKGNHWGMEAVHEDVPRGKKVDLGTVGTTEEILTGPSHSPDGSMNIFGALRRSMATTGYSELKEFQRVEVTVADSQHRR, from the coding sequence GTGACTGAGATCGAGATCGGGCGCGGCAAGCGCGGCCGCAGGGCGTACGCGTTCGACGACATCGCCATCGTCCCGAGCCGGCGTACGCGGGACCCGAAGGAGGTCTCGATCGCCTGGCAGATCGACGCGTACCGCTTCGAGCTCCCCTTCCTGGCCGCCCCCATGGACTCCGTGGTCTCCCCGCAGACCGCCATCCGCATCGGCGAGCTCGGCGGCCTCGGCGTGCTGAACCTCGAAGGTCTGTGGACCCGGTACGAGGACCCGCAGCCGCTGCTCGACGAGATCAACGAGCTCGACGAGGAGGCCGCCACCCGCCGCCTCCAGGAGATCTACGCCGCGCCCATCCAGGCCGACCTGATCCGGCAGCGCATCAAGGAGGTGCGCGACTCGGGCGTCGTCACCGCCGCCGCGCTGTCCCCGCAGCGCACGGCCGAGTTCTCCAAGGTCGTCGTCGACGCCGGCGTGGACATCTTCGTGATCCGCGGCACCACGGTGTCCGCCGAGCACGTCTCCGGCGCCGCGGAGCCGCTGAACCTCAAGCAGTTCATCTACGAACTGGACGTCCCGGTCATCGTCGGCGGCTGCGCCACCTACACCGCGGCCCTGCACCTGATGCGCACCGGCGCGGCCGGCGTGCTGGTGGGCTTCGGCGGCGGCGCCGCGCACACCACGCGCAACGTCCTCGGCATCCAGGTCCCGATGGCCACCGCCGTCGCGGACGTGGCCGCAGCCCGCCGCGACTACATGGACGAGTCCGGCGGCCGCTACGTGCACGTCATCGCCGACGGCGGCGTGGGCTGGTCGGGCGACATCCCGAAGGCCGTCGCCTGCGGCGCGGACGCCGTGATGATGGGCTCCCCGCTGGCCCGTGCCACGGACGCGCCCGGCAAGGGCAACCACTGGGGCATGGAGGCCGTCCACGAGGACGTGCCGCGCGGCAAGAAGGTCGACCTCGGCACGGTGGGCACCACCGAGGAGATCCTGACCGGCCCGTCGCACTCCCCGGACGGTTCCATGAACATCTTCGGCGCGCTGCGCCGCTCGATGGCCACCACCGGCTACAGCGAGCTCAAGGAGTTCCAGCGGGTCGAGGTCACCGTCGCGGACTCTCAGCACCGCCGCTGA
- a CDS encoding nucleotide sugar dehydrogenase, with translation MPADLAVIGLGHLGLPLAQAAVAAGIETVGFDSGPATDSTLTAAEIRRMSAAGFRVTTNPAELGRVRTAVICAPTQLGADRALDLSAVGDAGRALAARLRPHTTVILESAAHPGVTEDYLRPILEAGSGLRAGRDFHLAYSPSRHDPGNRTHGISNTPKVIGGLTPACTESAHAFYARLTEKVVRARGLREAETVQLLETNYRHVNIALMNEMAVLCHDLGVDLWDVIRCAETKPYGFQAFRPGPGVGGHGVPLDPNYLPHTTRTPGHPLRMVGLAQEINNRMPQYVIQRSAALLNEHGKSARGARVLLLGVTYKPDLADQEGSPAREIASRLIDLGAQISYHDPYIPAWRVRDQPVPRADSLYEAAAHADLTILLQHHRTYDLQGLAVKAQLLLDTRGASPIGAAHRL, from the coding sequence ATGCCCGCAGATCTCGCCGTCATCGGACTCGGCCACCTCGGCCTCCCTCTCGCTCAGGCGGCCGTCGCCGCCGGAATCGAGACCGTCGGCTTCGACAGCGGTCCGGCCACGGACAGCACCCTCACCGCCGCCGAGATCCGCCGCATGTCGGCGGCCGGCTTCCGGGTCACCACCAACCCCGCCGAACTGGGCCGGGTCCGTACCGCCGTCATCTGCGCCCCTACCCAGCTCGGCGCCGATCGTGCGCTCGATCTCTCCGCTGTCGGCGACGCGGGCCGTGCGCTCGCCGCCCGGCTGCGCCCGCACACCACCGTCATCCTGGAGTCCGCCGCCCATCCGGGGGTCACCGAGGACTACCTGCGCCCGATCCTCGAAGCCGGATCCGGGCTGCGCGCGGGCCGGGACTTCCACCTGGCCTACTCCCCCAGCCGGCACGACCCGGGCAACCGGACGCACGGGATCTCCAACACCCCCAAGGTGATCGGCGGCCTCACCCCCGCCTGCACCGAGTCCGCGCACGCCTTCTACGCCCGCCTCACCGAGAAGGTGGTGCGCGCCCGCGGCCTGCGCGAGGCGGAGACCGTGCAGCTGCTGGAGACCAACTACCGGCACGTGAACATCGCCCTCATGAACGAGATGGCCGTCCTCTGCCACGACCTCGGGGTCGACCTGTGGGACGTCATCCGGTGCGCCGAGACGAAGCCGTACGGGTTCCAGGCGTTCCGCCCCGGCCCCGGCGTCGGCGGCCACGGCGTCCCGCTCGACCCGAACTACCTCCCCCACACCACCCGCACCCCCGGTCACCCGCTGCGCATGGTCGGCCTGGCCCAGGAGATCAACAACCGGATGCCGCAGTACGTCATCCAGCGCTCCGCCGCCCTGCTGAACGAGCACGGGAAGTCCGCCCGCGGCGCCCGGGTCCTGCTGCTCGGGGTGACGTACAAGCCGGACCTCGCCGACCAGGAGGGCTCGCCGGCGCGCGAGATCGCCAGCCGGCTCATCGACCTCGGGGCCCAGATCAGCTACCACGACCCGTACATCCCGGCCTGGCGGGTCCGTGACCAGCCCGTCCCGCGCGCCGACTCGCTGTACGAGGCCGCCGCCCACGCGGACCTGACGATCCTGCTCCAGCACCACCGCACCTACGACCTCCAGGGCCTGGCGGTCAAGGCGCAGCTCCTGCTGGACACCCGGGGCGCCAGCCCGATCGGCGCGGCGCACCGCCTCTGA
- a CDS encoding glycerol-3-phosphate dehydrogenase/oxidase, protein MRTATLGPVQRAEALARMAERELDVLVVGAGVVGAGTALDAATRGLSTGLVEARDWASGTSSRSSKLIHGGLRYLEMLDFALVREALKERGLLLERLAPHLVKPVPFLYPLQHKGWERLYAGSGVALYDAMSFSSGHGRGLPTHRHLSRKHALRVAPALRKDALVGALQYYDAQMDDARYVTTLVRTASAYGAQCANGARVVGFLREGERVVGALVRDVEGGGEYEIRAKQVVNATGVWTDDTQALIGERGQFHVRASKGIHLVVPKDRIHSSTGLILRTEKSVLFVIPWGRHWIVGTTDTDWDLDKAHPAASSADIDYLLEHVNSVLAVPLTRDDVQGVYAGLRPLLAGESDATSKLSREHTVAHPVPGLVVVAGGKYTTYRVMAKDAVDEAVHGLDQRVAECVTEDVPLVGAEGYRALWNGRARIAARTGIHVARVEHLLNRYGSLTEELLDLIVADPGLAEPLTGAEDYLRAEVVYAASHEGARHLDDVLTRRTRISIETFDRGTRSARECAELMAPVLGWDKKQIENEVEHYEKRVQAERESQRQPDDLTADAARLGAPDIVPL, encoded by the coding sequence GTGAGGACAGCGACACTGGGACCGGTTCAGCGGGCCGAGGCACTTGCCCGGATGGCCGAACGGGAGCTGGACGTGCTGGTCGTCGGCGCGGGAGTGGTCGGCGCCGGCACCGCGCTCGACGCGGCCACCAGAGGCCTGTCCACCGGGCTGGTCGAGGCACGGGACTGGGCCTCGGGCACGTCCAGCCGCTCCAGCAAGCTGATCCACGGCGGACTGCGCTACCTGGAGATGCTCGACTTCGCCCTCGTCCGCGAGGCCCTGAAGGAACGCGGGCTGCTGCTGGAGCGACTCGCGCCGCACCTGGTCAAGCCGGTGCCGTTCCTGTACCCGCTCCAGCACAAGGGCTGGGAGCGCCTCTACGCCGGCTCGGGCGTGGCCCTGTACGACGCGATGTCCTTCTCCAGCGGGCACGGCCGCGGGCTCCCCACCCACCGGCACCTCTCGCGCAAGCACGCGCTGCGGGTCGCGCCGGCGCTGCGCAAGGACGCCCTGGTCGGCGCCCTGCAGTACTACGACGCCCAGATGGACGACGCCCGGTACGTCACCACATTGGTTCGAACGGCCTCCGCGTACGGGGCGCAGTGCGCCAACGGGGCGAGGGTGGTCGGCTTCCTCCGCGAGGGTGAACGGGTGGTCGGCGCGCTGGTGCGGGACGTGGAGGGCGGCGGCGAGTACGAGATCCGCGCGAAGCAGGTCGTCAACGCCACCGGGGTGTGGACTGACGACACCCAGGCGCTGATCGGGGAGCGCGGCCAGTTCCACGTACGGGCCTCGAAGGGCATCCACCTGGTCGTCCCGAAGGACCGGATCCACTCCTCCACCGGGCTGATCCTGCGCACGGAGAAGTCCGTGCTCTTCGTCATCCCCTGGGGACGCCACTGGATCGTCGGCACCACGGACACCGACTGGGACCTCGACAAGGCGCACCCGGCGGCGTCCAGCGCGGACATCGACTACCTGCTGGAGCACGTGAACTCGGTGCTGGCGGTCCCCCTGACGCGCGACGACGTCCAGGGCGTCTACGCGGGCCTGCGGCCCCTGCTGGCCGGCGAGTCCGACGCGACCAGCAAGCTCTCGCGCGAACACACGGTGGCCCACCCGGTGCCGGGGCTGGTCGTGGTGGCGGGCGGCAAGTACACGACGTACCGGGTGATGGCCAAGGACGCCGTGGACGAGGCGGTGCACGGGCTGGACCAACGGGTCGCGGAGTGCGTGACCGAGGACGTCCCGCTGGTGGGCGCGGAGGGGTACCGGGCCCTGTGGAACGGCCGCGCCCGGATCGCGGCGCGCACGGGCATCCACGTGGCGCGGGTGGAACACCTCCTCAACCGGTACGGGTCGCTGACGGAGGAACTGCTCGACCTGATCGTGGCGGATCCGGGGTTGGCCGAGCCGCTCACGGGGGCAGAGGACTATCTGCGGGCGGAAGTCGTCTACGCGGCTTCGCACGAAGGGGCCAGGCACCTGGACGACGTGTTGACGCGTCGGACGCGGATCTCGATCGAGACCTTCGACCGGGGCACGCGATCGGCGCGCGAGTGTGCGGAATTGATGGCTCCGGTGCTGGGCTGGGACAAGAAGCAGATCGAGAACGAGGTCGAGCACTACGAGAAGCGAGTGCAAGCGGAACGGGAATCGCAGCGCCAACCGGACGACCTGACGGCGGACGCGGCCAGGCTGGGAGCTCCCGACATCGTTCCGTTGTAA
- a CDS encoding serine/threonine protein kinase, with product MSKPEHTESPDSAGKAQSAEPSTEPAGVKPSPRKAEPAAEPEGVKPGAAKPKPNPAGATAAKADTPPGDGPRDAKPAAPKPGPSGAKSTPAGPSLAKAAPAAKAEPASAVKVASADPEDARPEAGGPEAAKPAPAKPDPVRTGAGRPEVVPAQRSPEGAKSAAATAESGQDEGRLLARRYRLGSVLGKGGMGTVWRAEDEILGRTVAVKELRFSMGVDEDEKRRLITRTLREAKAIARIRSGGAVTVYDVVDEDGRPWIVMELIEGPSLAEFVRERGPLTPRRAAEVGLAVLDVLRAAHDQGILHRDVKPSNVLIADNGRVVLTDFGIAQVEGDPSVTSTGMLVGAPSYISPERARGQKPGPPADMWSLGGLLYACVEGVPPYDKGSALATLTAVMTEPVEPPKNAGPLTEVIYGLLVKDPAGRLDDDRARAMLKAVLDAPEPAPAMPPAVEETKAISLADAKEAADRIAAEKAEKAEKAEADRAEKAEAKATAERAAAAKAAEKAAEKAEKKERERREREQRERTRAALKSARKAAAAEAATAAAAASTASAAEAPSSRPKPIPASLTDVMSRRTIALAIAGVVVVLAVICSLIVWAVSGDDDKGKDEAGPKPSASGSANPGTAVGASAGSAGNASSNGGSGGGKKSGEPSPAQSPAQSQGQGQGQAQGQGQGQGQGQGQNTGQTQGQGAAPGTGLPAGYTKVSDTRFHFSMAMPEGFHQTDTAGESSGGIYSRDGGFPRIQVDFTDSPTGDARLAWAQLAPAVQGSSTGYRLIRLDGVDYRGYPTAADWEFEREQKGIKVHVLNRGFKVDGKHGYAIMVSCPADQWDGPECTQMRNTAFETFQPLG from the coding sequence ATGTCGAAGCCGGAGCACACCGAGTCGCCGGATTCCGCGGGTAAGGCGCAGAGCGCCGAACCGAGCACCGAGCCGGCGGGTGTGAAGCCGAGCCCGCGCAAGGCCGAGCCCGCGGCGGAACCCGAGGGTGTGAAGCCCGGCGCCGCGAAGCCGAAGCCGAACCCGGCCGGGGCCACCGCCGCGAAGGCGGACACCCCGCCGGGTGACGGGCCGCGGGACGCGAAGCCCGCCGCGCCGAAGCCGGGTCCGTCCGGGGCGAAGTCCACCCCGGCCGGGCCGAGCCTGGCCAAGGCGGCCCCCGCCGCGAAGGCGGAACCCGCGTCGGCCGTCAAGGTGGCCTCCGCCGATCCCGAGGACGCCCGGCCCGAGGCTGGCGGGCCCGAGGCCGCCAAGCCCGCCCCGGCGAAGCCGGACCCGGTCAGGACCGGGGCCGGGAGGCCCGAGGTCGTGCCCGCACAGCGGTCCCCCGAGGGCGCGAAGAGCGCGGCGGCCACGGCGGAATCCGGTCAGGACGAAGGGCGGTTGCTCGCCCGCAGGTACCGGCTCGGGTCCGTCCTCGGCAAGGGCGGCATGGGCACCGTGTGGCGCGCCGAGGACGAGATCCTCGGGCGGACGGTCGCCGTCAAGGAACTTCGCTTCAGCATGGGCGTGGACGAGGACGAGAAGCGCCGCCTCATCACCCGCACCCTTCGCGAGGCCAAGGCGATCGCACGGATCCGCAGCGGCGGCGCCGTCACCGTCTACGACGTCGTGGACGAGGACGGCCGCCCGTGGATCGTCATGGAACTCATCGAGGGCCCCTCCCTCGCCGAGTTCGTGCGCGAGCGCGGCCCGCTGACGCCCCGCCGCGCGGCCGAGGTCGGGCTCGCCGTCCTCGACGTACTGCGCGCCGCCCACGACCAGGGCATCCTGCACCGTGACGTGAAGCCGTCCAACGTGCTCATAGCGGACAACGGTCGTGTCGTGCTCACCGACTTCGGCATCGCGCAGGTCGAGGGCGACCCCTCCGTCACCTCCACCGGCATGCTCGTCGGCGCCCCCTCCTACATCTCTCCCGAGCGCGCCCGGGGCCAGAAGCCCGGCCCGCCCGCCGACATGTGGTCGCTCGGTGGCCTGCTGTACGCCTGCGTCGAGGGCGTGCCCCCGTACGACAAGGGCTCCGCCCTCGCCACCCTCACCGCCGTGATGACCGAACCGGTGGAACCGCCCAAGAACGCCGGTCCGTTGACCGAGGTCATCTACGGCCTGCTGGTCAAGGACCCCGCCGGGCGGCTCGACGACGACCGCGCCCGGGCGATGTTGAAGGCGGTGCTCGACGCCCCCGAGCCCGCGCCGGCGATGCCCCCGGCCGTCGAGGAGACCAAGGCGATCTCCCTCGCCGACGCCAAGGAGGCGGCGGACAGGATCGCGGCCGAGAAGGCCGAGAAAGCCGAGAAGGCCGAGGCGGACAGGGCGGAGAAGGCCGAGGCCAAGGCCACCGCCGAGCGCGCCGCGGCGGCCAAGGCCGCCGAGAAGGCCGCGGAGAAGGCGGAGAAGAAGGAACGCGAGCGGCGCGAGCGCGAGCAGCGCGAGCGGACCCGGGCGGCGCTGAAGTCCGCCCGCAAGGCCGCCGCGGCGGAGGCCGCCACCGCGGCCGCCGCCGCATCGACGGCGTCCGCGGCCGAGGCCCCGTCGTCCCGCCCCAAGCCGATCCCGGCGTCGCTCACCGATGTGATGTCGCGCCGCACCATCGCGCTCGCCATCGCCGGTGTGGTCGTGGTCCTGGCGGTGATCTGCTCGCTGATCGTGTGGGCGGTCAGCGGGGACGACGACAAGGGCAAGGACGAGGCCGGTCCCAAGCCGTCCGCCTCCGGGTCCGCGAACCCGGGGACGGCCGTCGGCGCGTCGGCGGGTTCCGCCGGCAACGCGTCCTCGAACGGGGGATCCGGCGGGGGCAAGAAGAGCGGCGAGCCCAGCCCGGCGCAGAGTCCCGCGCAGAGCCAGGGGCAGGGCCAGGGTCAGGCCCAGGGCCAAGGGCAGGGACAAGGCCAGGGACAGGGACAGAACACGGGCCAGACACAGGGTCAGGGCGCCGCCCCGGGCACAGGGCTGCCGGCCGGCTACACGAAGGTCTCGGACACCCGGTTCCACTTCTCCATGGCGATGCCCGAGGGCTTCCACCAGACCGACACGGCCGGCGAGAGCTCCGGCGGCATATACAGCCGCGACGGCGGCTTCCCGCGCATCCAGGTCGACTTCACCGACAGTCCGACGGGCGACGCACGTCTCGCCTGGGCCCAGTTGGCCCCGGCCGTCCAGGGCAGCAGCACGGGCTACCGCCTGATCCGGTTGGACGGCGTGGACTACCGCGGCTATCCGACCGCGGCGGACTGGGAGTTCGAGCGCGAGCAGAAGGGCATCAAGGTCCACGTGCTGAACCGCGGCTTCAAGGTGGACGGGAAGCACGGCTACGCCATCATGGTCAGCTGCCCGGCCGACCAGTGGGACGGCCCCGAGTGCACGCAGATGCGCAACACGGCATTCGAGACCTTCCAGCCCCTGGGCTGA
- a CDS encoding serine/threonine protein kinase, with the protein MEDYAGRILSDRYRLPLPPSDEYEPVETRAFDTRSGQEVLVRQVPLPEIVDAELLDGTRGPATGRRSSGELPAVRRAIAAAQAAASVPDHARLDQVFDVFAEGGSLWIVSELVPARPLAALIAEEPLTPYRAAEVAADVLTALRVLHAHGWTHRNITVRTVLICDDGRVVLTGLAAGAAEEALCGYDPVPEGAGIGTELPASEPVDRYPASQGPAPDPSGRETARRGFDFGPRATDPYGRIPGPGRPPAAPEPASEAGSEPRTLPPVRESAGIEYAPLVAPGYDTGPRYSDHITPERPPIPVLPALQAGPAADSEPSAERPDAKAAARAGTIAAYRAGARAAAAKVEEERRAGTGAAPEPRPEGSNLPQGYSYPYGGPAAAPAAPWHGATPRRRPDQDTAAEREPTPEPEPAYPPTPEPEPAYPPDPEPEHAPGAAHTAESPGAVNVPALPARLALPQGYRQAEPPDPTGPFPVVRPDEPRPGTGVAVPRPAPPRPIPRTVPEPVPPAAPRPVGVDGWSGARIGGGGPRTGLDAERARQTRMAVVGAVTERWAPEQAGPVHGHWQLAAPVGPATDLWALGALLYRAVQGHAPYPEESVPDLVEMVCSEPPAFAEECGPLRPIVESLLRQDPTERPDFEELRGWLRSLVRSAPEPDGAFGMLPMADPDPTRLPVVRRRGDVHGRHRSAEAPRRKPRSLGRTLLVGVLALLAAAVGYALLFMPRSADQRAQGEPDGSTPRPPVSSAPPTSGQGPGRTPSGTPESKPASQSKAPVPAPPGYTTQQDPEHFEMAVPDGWERRGINEAGQVRYVDGQFVLTVVPGRDKVEGGRPDPLTYQKDKEPELSPYRNSSWASGGDVKSTTVGQQVRVTGRYTWIDSAGRSVVARNFVVALGGVYHVVLVTGPQDEEGRVTEVFEKATGSYKPGG; encoded by the coding sequence GTGGAGGACTACGCGGGTCGGATCCTGTCCGACCGATACCGTCTGCCGCTGCCGCCGTCGGACGAGTACGAGCCCGTCGAGACCCGGGCCTTCGACACGCGCAGCGGTCAGGAAGTCCTGGTCCGTCAGGTGCCGTTGCCGGAGATCGTGGACGCGGAGCTGCTGGACGGGACGCGCGGTCCGGCGACCGGGCGCCGGTCGTCCGGCGAACTCCCGGCCGTGCGCCGGGCCATCGCGGCGGCGCAGGCCGCCGCCTCGGTACCCGACCACGCGCGCCTCGACCAGGTCTTCGACGTCTTCGCGGAGGGCGGTTCGCTGTGGATCGTCAGCGAACTCGTCCCCGCGCGGCCGTTGGCGGCCCTGATCGCCGAGGAGCCGCTGACCCCCTATCGGGCGGCGGAGGTGGCCGCCGACGTCCTGACCGCGCTGCGGGTGCTGCACGCGCACGGCTGGACCCACCGCAACATCACCGTCCGGACCGTGTTGATATGCGATGACGGCCGGGTCGTCCTGACGGGGCTCGCGGCGGGCGCCGCGGAGGAGGCCCTCTGCGGATACGACCCGGTGCCCGAGGGCGCCGGGATCGGTACGGAACTCCCCGCGTCCGAGCCGGTCGACCGGTACCCGGCGAGCCAAGGGCCGGCGCCGGACCCGTCGGGCCGGGAAACCGCGCGCCGGGGGTTCGACTTCGGTCCGCGGGCGACCGACCCGTACGGCCGGATCCCCGGACCCGGCCGGCCGCCGGCCGCCCCGGAGCCCGCGTCCGAGGCCGGATCCGAACCCCGGACGCTTCCGCCCGTGCGGGAGTCCGCCGGCATCGAGTACGCCCCGCTGGTGGCCCCGGGGTACGACACCGGGCCGCGGTACTCCGACCACATCACCCCGGAACGCCCCCCGATCCCGGTGCTTCCGGCACTCCAGGCGGGTCCCGCGGCCGACTCGGAGCCCTCCGCCGAGCGGCCCGACGCCAAGGCCGCCGCGCGGGCCGGCACCATCGCCGCCTACCGGGCCGGCGCGCGGGCGGCCGCGGCCAAGGTCGAGGAGGAACGCAGGGCCGGCACGGGCGCCGCACCCGAGCCGCGCCCGGAGGGCTCGAACCTGCCGCAGGGGTACTCGTACCCGTACGGGGGCCCGGCCGCCGCGCCGGCCGCGCCCTGGCACGGGGCCACCCCCCGCCGCCGGCCGGACCAGGACACGGCCGCCGAGCGGGAACCGACCCCCGAGCCGGAGCCCGCGTACCCGCCGACCCCGGAACCGGAGCCCGCGTACCCGCCGGACCCCGAGCCGGAGCACGCCCCGGGGGCCGCGCACACCGCGGAGTCACCCGGCGCCGTGAACGTGCCCGCGCTGCCCGCGCGGCTCGCCCTGCCCCAGGGGTACCGCCAAGCCGAACCCCCGGACCCCACCGGCCCCTTCCCGGTCGTGCGGCCCGACGAGCCTCGGCCCGGGACCGGGGTCGCCGTGCCCCGCCCGGCACCTCCGCGGCCGATCCCGCGCACGGTCCCCGAGCCGGTCCCGCCGGCGGCCCCGCGGCCCGTCGGCGTCGACGGCTGGTCCGGCGCCCGCATCGGCGGCGGTGGCCCAAGGACCGGCCTGGACGCCGAGCGCGCGCGGCAGACCCGGATGGCCGTCGTGGGAGCAGTCACCGAGCGCTGGGCGCCCGAGCAGGCCGGCCCCGTGCACGGACACTGGCAACTGGCCGCGCCCGTCGGACCCGCCACCGACCTCTGGGCGCTCGGCGCGCTCCTGTACCGCGCCGTCCAGGGGCACGCCCCGTACCCCGAGGAGAGCGTCCCCGACCTCGTGGAGATGGTCTGCTCCGAGCCCCCGGCCTTCGCCGAGGAATGCGGTCCGCTGCGCCCGATCGTCGAGTCGCTGCTGCGCCAGGACCCCACCGAACGACCCGACTTCGAGGAGCTGCGCGGCTGGCTGCGCTCGCTGGTGCGCTCCGCTCCCGAACCCGACGGCGCCTTCGGGATGCTGCCGATGGCGGACCCGGACCCGACGCGGCTGCCCGTCGTGCGCAGGCGCGGCGACGTGCACGGTCGCCACCGCAGCGCGGAGGCCCCGCGCCGCAAGCCGCGTTCCCTCGGGCGAACCCTGCTGGTCGGCGTCCTCGCGTTACTCGCGGCGGCGGTGGGGTACGCCCTGCTGTTCATGCCCCGCTCCGCGGACCAGCGGGCGCAGGGGGAGCCGGACGGTTCCACTCCCCGACCCCCCGTCTCCAGCGCGCCGCCCACGTCCGGCCAGGGCCCCGGGCGGACGCCCTCGGGCACCCCGGAGTCCAAGCCCGCCTCGCAGAGCAAGGCGCCCGTGCCCGCTCCGCCCGGCTACACCACCCAACAGGACCCCGAACACTTCGAGATGGCGGTTCCCGACGGCTGGGAACGGCGCGGCATCAACGAGGCGGGCCAGGTCCGTTACGTGGATGGGCAATTCGTGTTGACGGTGGTGCCGGGACGGGACAAGGTCGAGGGCGGCAGGCCGGACCCGCTCACGTACCAGAAGGACAAGGAGCCGGAATTGTCCCCGTACCGTAATTCCAGTTGGGCGAGCGGTGGGGACGTCAAGTCGACCACGGTGGGCCAACAGGTGCGGGTCACCGGCCGGTACACGTGGATCGACTCGGCGGGACGCAGCGTCGTTGCGCGCAACTTCGTCGTCGCGTTGGGTGGGGTCTACCACGTGGTCCTGGTGACCGGACCGCAGGACGAGGAAGGAAGGGTCACCGAGGTCTTCGAGAAGGCCACGGGGAGTTACAAGCCAGGGGGTTGA